One genomic region from Xyrauchen texanus isolate HMW12.3.18 chromosome 16, RBS_HiC_50CHRs, whole genome shotgun sequence encodes:
- the LOC127656871 gene encoding platelet-activating factor receptor-like, which produces MHKMENLAGLWNTGGFSLENQTKKVNESSTFTDSEFRYTLFPVFYGLVFVFGLAANCYALFVLHHMRDSKAMNEIRIYMTNLTVADLLFVSALPFWIGYYVHKGNWMYSDAVCRITGSFFFINTYCSILFLTVISVNRYWAVTRPLMAASSDCWKRGAIISAIIWVVTLAAAIKYLTEPGVQEDTEKGIVRCFEGYHVKSYATKYSVATTHFIIIVLFFVVFLMVIICNILIAQALMAQPISQPRASTGKRPGGTKRRALKMLCAVVGVFVICFLPHHVVQGPWVLSVLGLKESWSKETHQLLNDAHQITLMLMGFNCILDPVVYCFATTKFHKYIQGHIKNVKNNKSCSRNIVSMSMSLKSRHKSEV; this is translated from the coding sequence ATGCACAAGATGGAGAATCTTGCAGGATTGTGGAACACTGGAGGCTTCAGCCTTGAGAATCAAACAAAGAAAGTCAACGAATCTTCAACATTCACTGACTCTGAGTTTCGTTACACTCTCTTCCCTGTTTTCTATGGCCTGGTCTTTGTCTTTGGGTTGGCAGCCAACTGCTATGCTCTTTTTGTACTGCACCATATGCGTGATTCCAAAGCCATGAATGAGATCCGTATCTACATGACCAACCTGACGGTTGCAGACCTGCTCTTTGTGTCTGCTCTGCCATTCTGGATCGGCTACTATGTGCATAAAGGTAACTGGATGTATTCAGATGCTGTCTGCCGTATCACAGGATCATTTTTCTTCATCAACACATACTGCTCTATCCTTTTTCTCACTGTCATCAGTGTTAACCGTTATTGGGCTGTTACTAGACCATTGATGGCCGCTTCCTCTGACTGCTGGAAACGTGGAGCAATCATCTCGGCCATTATCTGGGTTGTCACTCTTGCAGCAGCAATTAAATACCTCACTGAACCTGGAGTCCAGGAGGACACAGAGAAGGGAATTGTACGCTGTTTTGAGGGTTATCACGTAAAGAGTTATGCTACTAAATATTCAGTGGCCACTACCCACTTCATTATCATTgtcctgttttttgttgttttcttaatgGTCATTATCTGCAATATCTTGATTGCGCAAGCTCTTATGGCCCAACCAATCAGTCAGCCTCGAGCCAGCACGGGAAAGCGCCCTGGCGGTACCAAGCGCAGAGCCTTGAAGATGCTGTGTGCCGTTGTAGGTGTATTTGTGATCTGTTTCCTGCCCCACCATGTGGTGCAGGGTCCCTGGGTACTTTCGGTGTTAGGCCTGAAGGAATCCTGGAGCAAGGAGACTCACCAACTCCTAAATGATGCTCACCAGATCACCCTGATGCTTATGGGCTTCAACTGCATCCTGGACCCAGTGGTGTATTGCTTTGCCACAACAAAGTTCCACAAGTACATCCAGGGTCACATTAAAAATGTCAAGAATAACAAAAGCTGCTCACGTAATATAGTAAGCATGTCTATGTCTCTGAAGAGCAGACATAAGAGCGAAGTATGA